A single genomic interval of Spinacia oleracea cultivar Varoflay chromosome 6, BTI_SOV_V1, whole genome shotgun sequence harbors:
- the LOC110776224 gene encoding uncharacterized protein isoform X1, which produces MAAATSSSLKEYLKKYESNSAAEEKKKKKKKKTKAVAAGVLVVDEDPVWQKQVNLEEDEENDSPDEKPQVDEDIEVKRMKRLEQLRARRSYNEISEDGSGWVPISDTPMDSTNLDSSPRNRKARYDPPSPEHGMDASDSGRKELTDLSPPRQRRQRNDSPSPGPNGLGREGSDLSPPRQRQNLNDFPSSKHVTESSAAIEEVDLSPPRQRRRRYDSPSPERRTKASNAEDSDMSPPRRRGQVHGSLSPMPQKNSSVSGVRDFDMDDLSPPRRERRGSSKINDSRVSEDLSPPRKSQKGIDKRGGRENSVRGRSIEPDLSPPRKSKEQKKTGLITGKDVSTEIAKIKKDEWSRFNEMDPSTSGRGAVPVYRFKGERISKDEYLKLTKKEEKPKKEEKKLEWGKGLAQKREAEARLLELELEKEKPFARSRDDPELDIMMKDRPRWGDPMLHLVKKKQSDLLLSDLGDNEKMRESGFIIPQDRPTHSWLNRGVDYEPNRYGIKPGRHWDGVNRSTGYEKQLVKRTNEKRATEREAYLWSVADM; this is translated from the exons ATGGCAGCGGCGACTTCTTCGTCATTGAAAGAGTATTTGAAGAAGTATGAAAGTAACAGTGCAGcagaggagaagaagaagaaaaaaaagaagaaaactaAAGCAGTAGCTGCTGGTGTGCTTGTTGTGGATGAAGATCCTGTGTGGCAAAAGCAAGTCAAtcttgaagaagatgaagagaatGATTCACCTG ATGAGAAGCCACAAGTTGATGAAGACATAGAAGTTAAAAGGATGAAGAGGTTGGAGCAGCTTAGAGCTAGGCGTTCTTACAATGAAATCTCTGAAGATGGTAGTGGCTGGGTTCCAATTTCTGATACTCCAATGGACTCAACAAATCTTGATTCCTCACCTCGTAATCGGAAAGCTAGGTATGACCCACCTTCTCCTGAGCATGGGATGGATGCTTCAGATTCAGGTAGAAAAGAACTTACTGATCTGTCACCACCACGACAGCGTCGCCAACGCAATGACAGTCCCTCACCAGGGCCTAACGGTCTTGGTAGAGAAGGCTCTGATCTGTCACCACCTCGACAACGCCAAAATCTCAATGATTTTCCATCATCTAAGCACGTAACAGAGTCCTCGGCTGCCATTGAAGAAGTCGATTTATCACCACCACGGCAGCGCCGTAGGCGCTATGACTCTCCCTCACCAGAACGCAGGACCAAGGCTTCAAATGCAGAGGACAGTGATATGTCCCCTCCACGTCGGCGGGGACAGGTTCATGGTTCCCTTTCACCCATGCCTCAGAAAAATTCATCAGTTTCTGGTGTAAGAGACTTTGATATGGATGATTTGTCCCCTCCTCGTCGAGAACGTCGCGGTTCTTCAAAAATAAACGATTCACGAGTTTCAGAGGATCTTTCTCCTCCGAGGAAAAGTCAAAAGGGGATTGATAAAAGGGGCGGAAGAGAAAATAGTGTAAGAGGAAGGTCTATTGAACCAGATTTGTCACCTCCTAGAAAAAGCAAAGAACAGAAGAAAACAGGCTTGATTACTGGCAAAGATGTCAGTACAGAGATTGCGAAAATTAAAAAAGATGAATGGTCGAG ATTCAATGAGATGGATCCTTCTACAAGCGGAAGAGGTGCTGTACCAGTATATCGTTTCAAGG GAGAACGCATATCAAAGGACGAGTACTTGAAGCTAACCAAGAAAGAAGAAAAGCCCAAGAAG GAGGAGAAGAAGCTGGAATGGGGTAAGGGCTTGGCTCAAAAACGTGAAGCTGAAGCTAGGCTTCTTGAGCTGGAACTTGAGAAAGAGAAACCATTTGCACGGTCCAG AGATGATCCAGAACTTGATATCATGATGAAGGATAGACCTAGGTGGGGTGATCCAATGTTACATTTGGTCAAg AAAAAACAATCGGACTTGCTTCTTTCAGACTTGGGTGATAATGAGAAGATGAGGGAGTCTGGTTTCATTATTCCCCAAGATAGACCTACTCACAGCTGGCTCAACAGGGGTGTCGATTATGAACCTAATAGATACGGCATCAAACCCGGGAGACATTGGGATGGAGTTAATCGTAGTACTG GATATGAAAAGCAATTGGTCAAGAGGACGAATGAAAAACGAGCTACTGAACGAGAAGCCTATCTGTGGTCTGTAGCAGACATGTAA
- the LOC110776224 gene encoding uncharacterized protein isoform X2, translating to MAAATSSSLKEYLKKYESNSAAEEKKKKKKKKTKAVAAGVLVVDEDPVWQKQVNLEEDEENDSPDEKPQVDEDIEVKRMKRLEQLRARRSYNEISEDGSGWVPISDTPMDSTNLDSSPRNRKARYDPPSPEHGMDASDSGRKELTDLSPPRQRRQRNDSPSPGPNGLGREGSDLSPPRQRQNLNDFPSSKHVTESSAAIEEVDLSPPRQRRRRYDSPSPERRTKASNAEDSDMSPPRRRGQVHGSLSPMPQKNSSVSGVRDFDMDDLSPPRRERRGSSKINDSRVSEDLSPPRKSQKGIDKRGGRENSVRGRSIEPDLSPPRKSKEQKKTGLITGKDVSTEIAKIKKDEWSRFNEMDPSTSGRGAVPVYRFKGERISKDEYLKLTKKEEKPKKEEKKLEWGKGLAQKREAEARLLELELEKEKPFARSRDDPELDIMMKDRPRWGDPMLHLVKVLKFETRSCSVTEIYSMRLF from the exons ATGGCAGCGGCGACTTCTTCGTCATTGAAAGAGTATTTGAAGAAGTATGAAAGTAACAGTGCAGcagaggagaagaagaagaaaaaaaagaagaaaactaAAGCAGTAGCTGCTGGTGTGCTTGTTGTGGATGAAGATCCTGTGTGGCAAAAGCAAGTCAAtcttgaagaagatgaagagaatGATTCACCTG ATGAGAAGCCACAAGTTGATGAAGACATAGAAGTTAAAAGGATGAAGAGGTTGGAGCAGCTTAGAGCTAGGCGTTCTTACAATGAAATCTCTGAAGATGGTAGTGGCTGGGTTCCAATTTCTGATACTCCAATGGACTCAACAAATCTTGATTCCTCACCTCGTAATCGGAAAGCTAGGTATGACCCACCTTCTCCTGAGCATGGGATGGATGCTTCAGATTCAGGTAGAAAAGAACTTACTGATCTGTCACCACCACGACAGCGTCGCCAACGCAATGACAGTCCCTCACCAGGGCCTAACGGTCTTGGTAGAGAAGGCTCTGATCTGTCACCACCTCGACAACGCCAAAATCTCAATGATTTTCCATCATCTAAGCACGTAACAGAGTCCTCGGCTGCCATTGAAGAAGTCGATTTATCACCACCACGGCAGCGCCGTAGGCGCTATGACTCTCCCTCACCAGAACGCAGGACCAAGGCTTCAAATGCAGAGGACAGTGATATGTCCCCTCCACGTCGGCGGGGACAGGTTCATGGTTCCCTTTCACCCATGCCTCAGAAAAATTCATCAGTTTCTGGTGTAAGAGACTTTGATATGGATGATTTGTCCCCTCCTCGTCGAGAACGTCGCGGTTCTTCAAAAATAAACGATTCACGAGTTTCAGAGGATCTTTCTCCTCCGAGGAAAAGTCAAAAGGGGATTGATAAAAGGGGCGGAAGAGAAAATAGTGTAAGAGGAAGGTCTATTGAACCAGATTTGTCACCTCCTAGAAAAAGCAAAGAACAGAAGAAAACAGGCTTGATTACTGGCAAAGATGTCAGTACAGAGATTGCGAAAATTAAAAAAGATGAATGGTCGAG ATTCAATGAGATGGATCCTTCTACAAGCGGAAGAGGTGCTGTACCAGTATATCGTTTCAAGG GAGAACGCATATCAAAGGACGAGTACTTGAAGCTAACCAAGAAAGAAGAAAAGCCCAAGAAG GAGGAGAAGAAGCTGGAATGGGGTAAGGGCTTGGCTCAAAAACGTGAAGCTGAAGCTAGGCTTCTTGAGCTGGAACTTGAGAAAGAGAAACCATTTGCACGGTCCAG AGATGATCCAGAACTTGATATCATGATGAAGGATAGACCTAGGTGGGGTGATCCAATGTTACATTTGGTCAAggtattgaaatttgaaactaGATCATGCTCTGTTACTGAAATCTATTCAATGAGACTCTTTTGA